A genomic segment from Pollutimonas thiosulfatoxidans encodes:
- the trxB gene encoding thioredoxin-disulfide reductase — MTTPKHAKVLILGSGPAGYSAAVYAARANLNPVLITGLEQGGQLMTTTDVDNWPADAEGVQGPDLMQRFQAHAERFNTEMIFDQIVTVDLSRKPFTLTGDTGAQYTCDALIIATGASAMYLGLPSEQEFMGRGVSGCATCDGFFYKNQDVIVVGGGNTAVEEALYLSNICRSVTLVHRRDKFRSEPILTDRLMDKVANGNMKLKLFYTLDEVLGDQSGVTGVRLRSTKTDETEDLAVTGAFIAIGHKPNTDIFQGQLAMKDGYIITRSGLDGMATMTSIPGVFAAGDVQDHIYRQAITSAGTGCMAALDAQRWLENAGE; from the coding sequence ATGACCACCCCAAAACACGCCAAAGTACTCATATTAGGGTCTGGACCGGCCGGTTACTCGGCAGCGGTTTACGCGGCGCGCGCCAATCTCAATCCCGTACTGATCACCGGCCTGGAACAGGGTGGCCAACTGATGACGACCACCGATGTGGACAACTGGCCGGCTGACGCCGAGGGTGTGCAAGGCCCCGACCTGATGCAGCGCTTTCAGGCGCACGCCGAGCGCTTCAACACCGAAATGATCTTTGACCAGATCGTTACCGTGGACCTGTCCAGGAAGCCTTTTACGCTTACCGGAGACACCGGCGCTCAGTACACCTGCGATGCCCTGATTATCGCGACCGGCGCGTCCGCCATGTATCTGGGTCTGCCGTCCGAACAGGAATTCATGGGCCGCGGCGTATCCGGGTGTGCAACCTGCGATGGCTTCTTTTATAAGAATCAGGATGTTATTGTCGTCGGCGGCGGTAACACCGCCGTCGAGGAAGCTTTGTATCTGTCGAATATCTGCCGCAGCGTTACGCTGGTGCATAGGCGCGACAAGTTCCGCTCCGAGCCCATCCTGACCGACAGATTGATGGACAAGGTGGCCAACGGCAACATGAAGCTCAAGCTCTTTTACACGCTGGACGAGGTGCTGGGCGACCAATCGGGCGTAACAGGCGTGCGCCTGCGCAGCACGAAAACGGACGAAACCGAAGATCTGGCCGTGACAGGAGCGTTCATCGCCATCGGGCACAAACCGAACACAGACATCTTCCAGGGCCAGCTTGCCATGAAGGACGGCTACATCATCACCCGCAGCGGCTTGGACGGCATGGCCACCATGACTTCCATACCCGGTGTGTTCGCAGCCGGCGACGTCCAGGACCACATCTACCGCCAGGCCATCACCAGCGCCGGCACAGGTTGCATGGCAGCCCTGGATGCACAACGCTGGCTGGAGAATGCCGGCGAGTAA
- a CDS encoding DNA translocase FtsK, which yields MARLPATSPRSSRNVRNGPSPLQSRLSGLLREARWIVFAALAAWLALVLATWSSQDPAWSHSVHATTTMNRGGTLGAYISDFLLFLFGYSAWLWVVLLAQRVGLGFYRLTNTLLTDKQEPLPRVHWEVAIGFFLLFVGAMGTEALQMNSLGTHLPAGSGGQLGQLLAQGMASLLGFTGATLLLLVFVAVGASLFFGFSWLTVSERVGLTIEKTFRRLLELKAAREDRKVGQTKKAERDEIVVAKQEELVHEQPVRIEPAITSVPKSVRVEKEKQKALFTAPQDRAGFGDLPAVGLLDMPSETAETVTPETIEYTSRLIEKKLSDFGVKATVVAAQAGPVITRYEIEPATGVKGSQIVNLAKDLARALSLVSIRVVETIPGKNLMGLELPNPKRQMVKLSEIIGSQTYHASSSMLTMALGKDIAGNPVVADLAKMPHLLVAGTTGSGKSVGINAMILSLLYKADATQVRLILIDPKMLEMSMYEGIPHLLAPVVTDMRHAANALNWCVGEMEKRYRLMSKMGVRNLAGYNAKIRDAIKREEPIPNPFSLTPDAPEPLSTLPAIVVVIDELADLMMVVGKKIEELIARLAQKARAAGIHLILATQRPSVDVITGLIKANIPTRIAFQVSSKIDSRTILDQMGAETLLGQGDMLYLPPGSGLPARVHGAFVHDDEVHRVVESLKEQGEPNYVEGLLEGALEGETGDGVGSVTGFADAESDPLYDQAVEIVLKNRRASISSVQRYLRIGYNRAARLLEQMEQAGLVSAMQSNGNREILVPAGNTSNED from the coding sequence ATGGCTAGATTACCTGCGACGTCCCCACGCTCCTCGCGCAATGTGCGCAACGGGCCTTCTCCCCTGCAGTCCCGACTGTCCGGTTTGCTCCGCGAAGCCCGTTGGATCGTCTTCGCGGCGCTGGCCGCCTGGCTGGCCCTGGTGCTGGCAACCTGGAGCTCTCAGGACCCCGCCTGGTCGCATTCGGTGCATGCCACCACCACGATGAATCGGGGCGGCACCCTGGGCGCTTACATTTCCGACTTCCTGCTTTTCCTGTTCGGGTACTCGGCCTGGTTGTGGGTGGTATTGCTCGCCCAGCGGGTCGGTTTGGGGTTTTATCGGCTGACCAACACCTTGCTGACTGACAAGCAAGAGCCGCTGCCGCGCGTGCACTGGGAGGTTGCGATCGGCTTCTTCCTGCTGTTTGTCGGCGCCATGGGTACCGAGGCCCTGCAAATGAACAGCCTCGGCACACACCTGCCCGCCGGGTCAGGCGGTCAACTGGGGCAGCTGTTGGCCCAGGGCATGGCCTCTTTACTGGGTTTTACCGGTGCAACCTTGTTGTTGCTGGTCTTTGTGGCGGTGGGCGCCAGCCTGTTCTTCGGGTTTTCCTGGTTGACGGTGTCCGAGCGCGTGGGGCTGACCATCGAAAAGACCTTCCGCCGCCTGCTCGAACTCAAGGCGGCCCGCGAAGATCGCAAGGTTGGCCAAACCAAGAAGGCCGAGCGCGATGAGATCGTAGTAGCCAAGCAAGAAGAGCTCGTTCACGAGCAACCGGTCCGTATCGAGCCGGCCATCACGTCGGTGCCAAAATCCGTCCGGGTCGAGAAGGAAAAGCAGAAGGCCTTGTTCACGGCGCCGCAAGACCGCGCCGGCTTTGGCGATCTGCCGGCAGTCGGCTTGCTGGACATGCCGTCCGAAACCGCCGAAACCGTCACGCCCGAAACCATTGAATACACCTCGCGTCTCATCGAGAAAAAGCTGTCGGACTTCGGTGTGAAGGCCACTGTCGTAGCCGCGCAGGCAGGCCCGGTGATCACCCGCTACGAAATCGAGCCGGCCACCGGCGTCAAGGGCAGCCAGATCGTGAATCTGGCCAAAGACCTTGCCCGAGCCCTAAGCCTGGTCAGCATACGGGTGGTGGAAACCATACCGGGCAAGAACCTCATGGGCCTCGAGCTGCCCAACCCCAAGCGCCAGATGGTCAAGCTGTCCGAGATCATCGGCTCGCAAACCTATCACGCCAGCAGTTCCATGCTGACCATGGCGCTGGGCAAAGACATCGCGGGCAACCCAGTAGTTGCAGACTTGGCCAAAATGCCCCACTTGCTGGTTGCCGGCACCACCGGTTCGGGCAAGTCAGTCGGCATCAACGCCATGATTCTGTCCTTGTTATACAAGGCCGATGCCACGCAGGTCAGGCTCATACTGATCGACCCCAAGATGCTCGAAATGAGCATGTACGAGGGCATACCGCATTTGTTGGCCCCGGTAGTCACCGACATGCGCCATGCCGCCAATGCCCTTAACTGGTGTGTCGGCGAGATGGAAAAGCGCTACCGGCTGATGAGCAAGATGGGGGTGCGCAACCTTGCCGGCTATAACGCAAAGATCCGCGACGCCATCAAGCGCGAAGAACCCATACCCAATCCGTTTTCGTTGACGCCCGATGCGCCCGAGCCGCTGTCGACCTTACCGGCAATTGTCGTGGTGATCGACGAGCTGGCCGATTTGATGATGGTGGTGGGCAAGAAGATCGAAGAACTTATCGCCCGGCTGGCCCAAAAAGCCCGTGCCGCCGGCATACACCTTATTTTGGCTACCCAGCGCCCCAGTGTCGATGTCATCACAGGCTTGATCAAGGCCAATATTCCCACCCGCATTGCCTTCCAGGTGTCTTCCAAGATCGATTCGCGCACCATATTGGATCAAATGGGCGCGGAGACCTTGCTGGGGCAGGGCGACATGCTGTATTTGCCTCCGGGTAGCGGGCTGCCGGCACGGGTGCACGGAGCCTTTGTCCACGACGATGAAGTGCACCGGGTCGTCGAATCGCTGAAAGAACAGGGCGAGCCCAACTACGTCGAAGGATTGCTCGAGGGGGCGCTAGAGGGCGAAACCGGCGACGGAGTCGGCAGCGTAACGGGTTTTGCCGACGCCGAGTCCGATCCCCTGTACGATCAGGCAGTGGAAATCGTGCTGAAAAACCGGCGCGCTTCCATATCGTCGGTGCAGCGTTACTTGCGCATCGGCTACAACCGGGCAGCGCGCTTGCTGGAGCAAATGGAGCAAGCAGGGCTGGTCTCGGCCATGCAATCCAATGGCAACCGGGAAATCCTGGTGCCCGCAGGGAACACATCGAATGAAGATTAA